In Pochonia chlamydosporia 170 chromosome 3, whole genome shotgun sequence, the following are encoded in one genomic region:
- a CDS encoding DEAD helicases superfamily protein (Aquarius) (similar to Neosartorya fischeri NRRL 181 XP_001262368.1) encodes MPTAKRLKGSRAAAAGAGQAREPARNVETERPTPAEVEQEEHQFVQLARKNWLKPGKKAAKTKVKNDVLKQGIWDVLEQDGFQYKSLLLLESLQTMESYLWPGYTDQASNFHVLLIALIANVKRREHLETWSLFEDRPEDFSSMFRRILSLMLDRTLSTAIRTHLLCFLIYAFQSLDCAIVRKECAPLVSIGIWQNLSSETQREALLDQNTHLRKAWRASQKRYDAADDAIKARLRFERSWLYSLLLDFLGLLYDDATKSDQALYCERFTEFISDLQSQLPTRRYVNTLLQDLHILPLMKISPVYNDENNSLLRDLHALLSHYTHFAIDDQTGIQLTATEAYDKHCAILGKLQRVALKHFKEKLMVLALSNYGGIEKRDELESLLEPLADDELTQLFTLLDMRSTYPESLALPIDRKLLTEIMLSKFERKKTFRETARYMPLLPTERTLFDNGFQRADAYDGSHPLALPKLNLQYLSAGDFLWRAMILYRCEAFYGIRKDVESALRRLRPESKQPGVINFAGFSKMAMPISKPSILEVTPPLVGEELPSMVKAEISIDVRRLGQNVRREWDSLRPDDVVFLLSVEPAPSEASVNGGEIQSEYEKLGIKSIRAAEILSITDDKGRHVRDGSMGLDNKRKVQLKLDTYMYARDSERAAAGKTDVYGQVNLLLRRGRRENNFRPVLESIRKLVLSEMPLPSWLYEVFLGYGDPAGANYKNLSNRIKKLDYRDTFLDWQHLVESLPGKTVEPGDDVSGSFGPPYVLEEADKAETANGARPSKKRRRDAEPTMKSDVDALKVSTYKPPNNGPYPVDAPKLNSVRFTPAQIEAVMSGSQPGLTVIVGPPGTGKTDVATQIINNIYHNFPQEKTLLIAHSNQALNQLFAKIVALDIDERHLLRLGHGEEDLDTDGSFSKHGRVESFLDNRQTYLQEVRKLASSLGAPGAHDNSAETAGYFGKVYVEPAWKRFQQAALSAETTAADLVKAFPFHVYFADAPQPLFPEDADRESTLDIANGCYRHISKIFSELADIVPFEILRREREKANYLLTNEARIIAMTTTHAAIRRSEIASLGFHYDNVVMEEAAQITEVETFMPLAMQKPTNNQMPLKRVVLCGDHLQNSPVIQSLAFRHYANLEQSLFSRLVRLGVPTVNLDQQGRARPSIANLYRWRYPKLDDLPHVQSRPEFLKGNSGFKFDYQFINVPDYKGRGESEPTPHFIQNLGEAEYAVALYQYMRLLGYPAEKISILTTYAGQRALVKDVLAHRCAKNPVFGLPKAVATVDKYQGEQNDYIILSLTRTSRVGYLRDVRRMTVAVSRARLGLYILGRREVFEACPELRPAFDLLLQRPDKLMLVTSEMWPTERANTEDNSEVEGEVAMENVEHLGQYVFEMTNTRLKQIQEQGADSVNAPETIVEEADKDAEAQATYYDEDDKDVEPDILEVREGENKN; translated from the exons ATGCCTACCGCCAAGCGCCTCAAGGGCAGTCGTGCAGCTGCAGCCGGTGCTGGACAGGCCCGCGAACCCGCCCGCAATGTCGAAACAGAACGTCCAACTCCCGCCGAGGTCGAGCAAGAGGAACACCAATTTGTCCAACTGGCGAGGAAGAACTGGTTAAAACCTGGGAAGAAGGCAGCCAAAACCAAGGTCAAGAACGACGTTTTGAAGCAGGGCATCTGGGACGTGCTGGAGCAGGATGGCTTCCAATACAAGTCGCTACTCCTGTTGGAGAGCTTGCAGACAATGGAGAG CTACCTGTGGCCAGGATACACTGACCAAGCGTCCAATTTCCACGTTCTCTTAATCGCACTGATAGCCAATGTTAAGCGGCGCGAACATTTGGAAACATGGA GTCTATTTGAAGATCGACCAGAGGATTTCTCGTCCATGTTCCGTCGCATCCTTTCGCTAATGCTCGATCGCACCCTTTCGACAGCCATTCGAACACaccttctctgcttcttaATTTACGCTTTCCAGAGCCTCGACTGCGCTATCGTCAGAAAGGAATGTGCGCCTCTGGTATCTATAGGCATCTGGCAGAACCTGTCTAGCGAAACGCAACGAGAGGCCTTGCTGGACCAAAATACCCATCTTCGAAAGGCCTGGAGAGCATCGCAGAAACGATATGATGCAGCAGATGATGCCATCAAAGCTCGCCTTCGTTTCGAGAGATCTTGGCTCTATTCTCTCCTGCTAGACTTTCTGGGTCTATTGTACGACGATGCTACTAAATCTG ACCAAGCTTTGTACTGCGAGAGATTTACCGAGTTTATATCTGATTTGCAAAGTCAGCTACCTACAAGACGCTATGTCAATACCCTGCTACAGGATTTGCACATACTGCCTCTCATGAAGATTTCGCCAGTATATAATGACGAGAACAATTCGTTACTGCGCGATTTGCATGCCCTTCTGTCGCATTACACACACTTCGCAATTGACGATCAAACAGGAATTCAATTGACTGCGACAGAAGCATATGACAAACATTGCGCAATCCTCGGGAAACTACAAAGGGTAGCGCTCAAGCATTTCAAGGAGAAACTTATGGTTCTAGCCCTTTCAAACTATGGCGGAATTGAGAAGCGAGACGAACTTGAGAGTCTTCTTGAGCCTTTGGCAGACGACGAGCTTACACAGCTCTTCACACTTCTCGACATGAGATCCACATATCCCGAATCTCTCGCACTCCCCATCGATCGCAAACTGCTTACCGAGATCATGCTGAGCAAATTTGAGCGAAAGAAGACTTTCCGCGAGACTGCTCGGTATATGCCGTTGCTTCCCACCGAGCGCACCTTGTTTGACAACGGGTTCCAGAGAGCTGATGCCTACGATGGATCTCATCCCCTTGCTCTACCCAAGTTGAACTTGCAGTACCTATCTGCTGGTGATTTCTTGTGGAGAGCAATGATTTTGTATCGTTGTGAAGCATTTTACGGCATTCGAAAGGACGTAGAATCAGCATTGCGCCGCCTGCGACCCGAGTCCAAACAGCCTGGCGTGATAAACTTTGCAGGATTCTCAAAAATGGCCATGCCTATTTCGAAACCATC AATTCTGGAAGTAACCCCCCCTTTGGTTGGTGAAGAACTTCCGTCCATGGTGAAAGCCGAGATCTCGATTGATGTTCGACGCCTCGGACAGAACGTTCGAAGGGAATGGGACAGTCTTCGCcctgatgatgttgtgtttcTGTTGTCTGTCGAGCCAGCCCCCTCCGAAGCTTCTGTGAACGGCGGTGAGATTCAGTCCGAATatgagaagctgggcattAAATCGATTCGAGCTGCCGAGATACTAAGCATCACAGATGACAAAGGGCGCCATGTCAGAGATGGTTCAATGGGCCTCGACAACAAACGCAAAGTGCAATTAAAGCTAGACACGTACATGTACGCCAGAGACTCAGAGCGTGCCGCGGCAGGCAAAACCGACGTCTACGGCCAAGTCAATCTGTTACTGAGGCGAGGGCGAAGGGAAAACAACTTCAGACCTGTTTTGGAGTCTATCCGCAAACTAGTTTTATCGGAAATGCCTCTCCCATCCTGGCTATACGAAGTCTTCCTAGGCTATGGCGATCCGGCGGGAGCAAACTATAAGAACCTTTCTAATcgcatcaagaagctcgactACCGGGATACCTTTCTCGACTGGCAACATCTGGTTGAGAGCTTGCCTGGCAAGACTGTTGAGCCGGGTGACGATGTGTCAGGCAGCTTTGGTCCCCCCTACGTTCTCGAAGAAGCCGACAAGGCAGAAACGGCCAATGGAGCCAGACCATCCAAGAAGCGACGGCGCGATGCAGAGCCCACGATGAAGTCGGACGTCGATGCGCTCAAAGTATCGACATACAAGCCCCCAAACAACGGGCCCTATCCCGTGGACGCGCCAAAGTTGAATTCTGTTCGATTCACCCCTGCGCAGATTGAAGCAGTCATGTCTGGGTCGCAGCCTGGGTTAACTGTGATTGTCGGTCCTCCAGGAACAGGCAAGACGGACGTTGCCACacaaatcatcaacaacatctaTCACAACTTCCCACAGGAGAAGACTTTACTTATTGCACACAGCAACCAAGCACTGAACCAACTATTTGCCAAGATAGTGGCATTGGACATTGACGAGAGACACTTACTCCGTTTAGGacatggagaagaggatCTAGACACGGATGGAAGCTTTAGCAAACACGGCCGTGTTGAATCATTTCTCGATAACAGACAAACGTACCTGCAAGAAGTTAGAAAGCTTGCTTCGAGCCTTGGTGCACCCGGTGCACATGATAACTCAGCAGAGACCGCTGGGtactttggcaaagtctaCGTGGAACCTGCGTGGAAAAGGTTTCAGCAAGCTGCCCTGTCGGCCGAGACGACGGCTGCAGATCTCGTCAAGGCTTTCCCATTCCACGTCTACTTTGCAGATGCGCCCCAACCATTATTCCCAGAAGATGCTGATCGCGAATCAACGCTGGACATTGCCAATGGCTGCTACCGCCACATTAGCAAGATATTTTCAGAATTGGCCGACATAGTTCCGTTTGAGATCCTTCGCCGCGAACGAGAGAAGGCCAATTACTTGCTTACGAATGAGGCGAGGATTATTGCCATGACCACGACCCACGCTGCAATTCGACGGAGTGAGATTGCCTCACTGGGCTTCCACTACGACAATGTCGTCATGGAGGAGGCCGCACAGATCACCGAAGTTGAAACATTTATGCCTCTGGCCATGCAAAAGCCAACGAATAATCAAATGCCGCTGAAGAGGGTGGTGTTGTGCGGTGATCATCTGCAGAATTCGCCCGTTATTCAAAGCCTGGCATTCCGACACTATGCCAATTTGGAGCAGTCCCTGTTTTCCCGTCTCGTCCGACTTGGCGTCCCAACCGTCAACCTGGATCAACAGGGACGAGCTCGTCCGTCAATTGCAAATCTTTACCGGTGGCGTTATCCCAAGTTGGACGACTTGCCACACGTCCAAAGCCGACCTGAATTCCTCAAGGGCAATTCTGGCTTCAAATTTGATTACCAGTTCATCAATGTGCCTGATTATAAGGGACGTGGAGAATCAGAGCCTACACCCCATTTTATCCAAAACCTAGGCGAAGCAGAATATGCGGTGGCTCTCTATCAGTACATGCGTTTGCTAGGATACCCTGCGGAAAAGATAAGCATTCTTACAACGTATGCTGGGCAGCGAGCCTTGGTCAAGGACGTGCTTGCCCACAGATGCGCCAAGAATCCGGTGTTTGGTCTTcccaaggctgttgccacGGTCGACAAGTATCAAGGCGAACAGAATGATT ATATCATCCTCTCGCTAACGCGAACCTCGCGGGTTGGCTACTTGCGGGACGTTCGCCGTATGACTGTGGCAGTATCGCGTGCTAGACTTGGATTGTATATTCTCGGGCGACGAGAGGTTTTTGAGGCGTGCCCGGAGCTCCGGCCTGCCTTTGACCTACTCCTGCAGCGGCCAGACAAGCTGATGCTTGTTACAAGTGAGATGTGGCCAACGGAGCGAGCCAATACAGAAGATAATTCAGAGGTGGAAGGAGAAGTGGCCATGGAAAACGTCGAACACTTGGGGCAATACGTGTTTGAGATGACCAATACCAGACTCAAACAGATACAAGAGCAGGGCGCCGACTCTGTGAATGCACCGGAAACGATTGTGGAAGAGGCAGACAAAGATGCGGAGGCACAAGCTACATATTACGATGAAGATGATAAGGATGTAGAACCGGATATACTGGAGGTCCGCGAAGGAGAAAACAAGAACTAG
- a CDS encoding nuclear matrix protein (similar to Coccidioides immitis RS XP_001241471.1): MPALDVQNPGVSAVASFGSLLDQFLDEAAAIKPTATIEPTLKQSNFDNISSRVSACVSSHVAAGQNDEGSSPQEPATAKQFAIIETAARHLFAKLIAVTRIESPEFVKMWNLLDILSILSDDGQCDPALLFWLVEELLDSQTISGCRIVFDYLESRRERITAKHFKQKHLVILRSCNELLRRLSRAEDTAFCGRVFIFLFQSFPLGDRSSVNLRGEYHVENVTTFEEATEEDQQQQESKMDVDTPAETPRSSTEAKASAKGVSFDSKDSQKTYDPSTLYPLFWSLQESFSQPLKLFDPSHFAKFKSSLENTMKAFQAIHHSEGSSRSLENSRRNLKRKREEEGTEDAPEAFNPKYLTSKDLFELEISDLSFRRHVLVQALIIADFLLSLSPGTKEKLASLNVSNKSVIYNDQLSEENTKWATEMKQTISDYLKRGIDGPYFYRMVETVLARDKNWVFWKMASCPPIQREPVSPELFVEAKTTVQKSATSKRLRPTPMGSVPLDFLRDTDDDSSLDQLKTAERYQLPELESFQRKIADDDFEIDMPTNDQTKAAAIAGKASKSWRALRIAARSKLAAFDKIDDSKKVDIIFKELDDEDQDVDDEEQAAPEADMPEDRSPIIISGPRSVGKSALVAKLLEQHKGVFATVVRHTIREPAEGEVKGKDFHFVTTQEFNQLRDGDRLIEYGTRDGSEYGTSSKAIDVITESGKVPIIELDLEAAQFAKDMDFSARYILIKPPPTESYQTRLSSSGVDDTAIQDIISKLPDELDESKTSDLFDKIITNEEELDDAADALSEYTFSKGDQTNGEETKATEGEDTRGESQDQTGDEAASTIVVATTTGTEADANGGDGDESMEDVPAEKAEANDDEELSDYKPQQYKSFDDTKSLLFAPLNFPYTA; the protein is encoded by the exons ATGCCGGCTCTCGATGTTCAAAATCCAGGCGTCTCAGCCGTTGCCAGTTTTGGTTCGCTCTTGGATCAATTCCTTGATGAGGCAGCAGCGATAAAACCAACAGCCACCATCGAACCGACACTCAAACAATCAAACTTCGACAACATATCTAGTCGCGTATCAGCTTGTGTATCCAGCCATGTCGCTGCCGGGCAGAATGACGAAGGCTCTAGCCCCCAGGAGCCAGCAACAGCGAAGCAATTCGCCATCATTGAGACAGCTGCGCGACATCTCTTTGCCAAGTTGATT GCTGTAACCCGAATCGAATCGCCCGAATTCGTCAAGATGTGGAATCTACTCGACATTTTGTCAATATTGTCCGATGATGGCCAATGCGATCCGGCCCTCTTGTTTTGGCTCGTCGAAGAACTTCTCGATAGCCAGACCATATCTGGATGTCGCATTGTATTTGACTACCTCGAGTCACGCCGTGAGCGCATTACAGCAAAACACTTCAAGCAAAAACACCTCGTCATTCTCCGAAGCTGCAACGAACTTTTACGTCGTCTCTCAAGAGCTGAGGATACGGCATTTTGCGGAAGGGTCTTCATATTCTTATTTCAGAGCTTCCCCTTGGGTGACAGAAGCTCCGTGAATCTTCGAGGCGAATATCACGTAGAAAACGTCACCACTTTCGAAGAAGCCACGGAAGAggaccaacaacagcaagaGTCAAAAATGGATGTCGATACGCCGGCGGAGACTCCCAGGTCATCGACGGAAGCCAAAGCGTCTGCCAAGGGCGTCAGCTTCGACTCCAAGGACTCACAAAAGACCTACGATCCAAGCACCCTTTACCCTCTGTTTTGGTCTCTCCAAGAAAGCTTCAGTCAACCGCTCAAACTGTTTGACCCTTCCCATTTCGCAAAGTTCAAGAGTAGTCTGGAGAATACCATGAAGGCATTCCAAGCCATTCATCATAGTGAAGGGTCATCAAGGTCATTGGAAAATTCAAGGAGAAATCTGAAACgaaagagagaagaagaaggaacCGAAGATGCTCCCGAAGCATTTAACCCAAAGTACCTGACCAGCAAAGATCTCTTCGAACTCGAG ATCAGCGATCTCTCGTTCAGACGGCACGTCTTGGTCCAGGCACTGATTATTGCAGACTTCCTCCTGTCTCTTTCCCCGGGAACAAAGGAGAAGCTTGCTAGTCTCAATGTATCAAACAAATCTGTCATCTACAACGATCAGTTGAGCGAAGAAAAC ACAAAATGGGCAACGGAGATGAAACAAACCATATCAGACTACCTTAAGAGGGGTATTGACGGACCTTACTTCTACCGGATGGTCGAGACGGTGCTAGCCCGAGACAAGAACTGGGTCTTctggaagatggcaagcTGTCCGCCTATCCAGCGTGAACCCGTGTCGCCAGAGCTATTTGTAGAAGCCAAGACGACGGTCCAAAAGTCCGCCACCAGCAAACGGCTTCGACCTACCCCTATGGGTTCAGTACCACTCGATTTTCTTCGGGACACAGACGACGATTCTTCCTTGGACCAGCTCAAGACGGCGGAGAGATATCAACTTCCCGAACTCGAAAGCTTTCAGAGAAAGAttgccgacgacgactttgAAATCGACATGCCAACCAACGATCAAACCAAAGCTGCAGCCATAGCCGGCAAAGCCAGTAAAAGCTGGCGGGCGCTAAGAATAGCAGCCCGTTCAAAATTAGCAGCCTTTGATAAAATTGACGACTCCAAGAAAGTCGACATTATTTTCAAAGAGCTCGACGATGAAGATCAAGACGTAGACGACGAGGAGCAAGCAGCTCCCGAGGCTGACATGCCCGAAGATCGCAgccccatcatcatctctgGTCCCAGAAGCGTCGGCAAGTCCGCTCTGGTcgccaagctcctcgagcAGCACAAGGGCGTCTTCGCAACTGTTGTGCGGCACACGATCCGAGAACCAGCAGAAGGCgaggtcaaaggcaaggacTTCCACTTTGTCACAACCCAGGAATTCAACCAACTACGCGATGGAGATCGCCTAATCGAATATGGCACCCGGGACGGCAGCGAATACGGCACAAGCAGCAAGGCTATTGACGTGATTACCGAGTCTGGCAAGGTGCCCATTATAGAGCTAGACCTCGAG GCCGCTCAATTcgccaaggacatggactttTCAGCCCGCTACATCCTCATCAAACCGCCCCCCACAGAATCCTACCAGACACGCCTCTCATCATCTGGAGTCGACGACACCGCCATCCAAGACATTATATCCAAACTCCCCGATGAACTAGACGAGTCAAAAACCTCAGACCTCTTTGACAAAATCATCaccaatgaagaagaattGGACGATGCCGCCGACGCACTCAGCGAATACACCTTCTCAAAGGGAGACCAAACGAATGGCGAGGAGACGAAAGCCACTGAAGGCGAGGATACCAGGGGTGAGAGTCAGGATCAAACAGGCGATGAAGCAGCGTCGACTATCGTTGTGGCGACAACTACGGGGACTGAAGCCGATGCGAATGGAGGAGATGGGGATGAGAGCATGGAGGATGTGCCTGCGGAGAAGGCTGAGGCaaacgatgatgagga ACTATCAGACTACAAACCACAACAATACAAGTCGTTTGACGACACGAAAAGTCTACTTTTTGCTCCTCTCAACTTCCCTTATACAGCATGA